GATAATAAAAAAGTAGGCTATTTTATTTATAATGGATTTACTTCAAAAAGCTCCGATGAGATTGAAGAAGCTTTTTCTTATTTTAAAGATAATGCGATAGAAGAGTTAATTATTGACTTACGATATAATGGTGGTGGATCTCTTGCTGTCTCTTCAATATTATTAGACAAAATTGCAGGATTTAATAATGAAGATAGTTTACAGTTCTATTTATTAGATAATTTAAGTGTTAAAGAAAATAGTTACTTTATGAAAGATGATAATAGTCTTGATTTATCGAGAGTATTTTTTATTACAAGTGAATATACTGCTTCAGCTAGTGAACTTATTATAAATGCATTAACTCCATATCTTGATGTAAGATTAATTGGAGATACTACTCATGGTAAGCCAGTAGGAATGACAGGTAAATACATATCTAGTAAGTATATTTATTGGCTAATTAATTTTGCTATTTATAATGCAAATGATGTAGGTAATTATTATAGTGGATTAAATCCTGATTGCTTAGTGAGTGACCCTGTTTCAGAACAAAGAGGAAGTTTAGATGAAAAATTACTTAACGAAGTATTATATTATATAGAAAATAACAATTGTGCTTCTGGTAGTAGTCTACCAAATAATTTTTATACCCTTATTAATTAAGTCTGATATAAATATACACTTATCTCTAAGTGTATATTTTATTGGAATACAGGTCTAAAAAAACTTCTTTCATATGAAATAATACAATCAGTTTCTTCTGCATATTCAAAAGCTTTGATACATTCTTCATCTTTAAAAGAAGCATTTCTATATTCTTCATATTTTGATAAAGAAGAAAAAGTAAATAGCGCAAGAGCTACATTGTTTGTTCCTTCACTTGGTAAAAAATATCCATGGTGTGTTCCACCAAATTTATCTACAAGTGGAATCCAAAGTTTTGCATAGTGTTCGAATTCTTTTATTTTTTTAGGTTCTATCTTATAGTTTAAATAACATGTAATCATTCTTGTTCCTTTTTGTCATTTTATCAAACTTTTATTTAACCTTAACCAAAGATTAAGACACACTTCAGTATAATCCGTAACTTTTTTAGAAAACACTCAACGTTTCTCTAGAATGGTAGTATCGTTTTGATTATGATTCTTATCATATGTCATGGCACTGTGAAAGTGTAACGAGAAGCATGAGCCTGCTTAATAGCTCAAACCAATAAATAGAGAATCTTTAATCGATTCACATTAGTAAATTATATTACAGATTACTCTAAATAAAACAAAGGGAAAGAATGCCTACAATCAATCAGCTTGTAAGAAAAGAGCGAAAAAGAGTGATTAAAAAATCAAAATCACCAGCTTTAGACAAATGTCCACAAAGAAGAGGAGTATGTACAAGAGTATATACAACTACTCCAAAGAAACCTAACTCGGCTTTAAGAAAAGTTGCAAAAGTTAGATTAACAACTGGGTTCGAAGTTATTTCGTACATCGGTGGTGAGGGTCACAACCTTCAAGAACACTCTATCGTATTAGTTAGAGGGGGAAGAGTTAAAGATTTACCTGGTGTTAAATATCACATCGTTAGAGGTGCTTTAGATACTGCTGGTGTTGCAAACAGAACTGTTGCAAGATCTAAATATGGTACTAAAAAGCCTAAGAAATAAGTAGAAGGATAAGATAATGAGAAGAAGAAAAGCTCCCGTAAGAGAAGTAATGGCTGATCCTATCTACAATAGTAAAGTGATCACTAAATTTATTAATACTGTAATGTTAGATGGTAGAAAATCTGCTGCACAAAAAATTATGTATGGTGCGATTGCAAACTTAGATGCAAGAGGTGAAGAAGCTGGTATCGAAGTATTTGAAAAAGCAATTGAAAATGTTAAACCACTTTTAGAAGTAAAATCTAGAAGAGTAGGTGGAGCAACTTACCAAGTTCCTGTTGAAGTTAGACCTGTAAGAAGACAAACTTTAGCATTAAGATGGATTGTTGACGCTGCTAGAAAAAGAAACGAAAGAACTATGGTTGAGAGATTAGCTAATGAGTTATTCGAAGCTTCAACTGATAGAGGTGCTTCATTCAAGAAGAAAGAAGACATGCATAGAATGGCAGAAGCTAATAAAGCATTTGCACACTATAGATGGTAATAGGAAACTAATATAATGGCAAGAAAAACACCACTTAATAGATTAAGAAATATTGGTATTGCTGCACATATTGATGCAGGTAAAACAACAACAACTGAAAGAATTTTATTCTACACAGGTGTTGAGCATAAAATTGGTGAGGTTCATGATGGTGCTGCTACTATGGACTGGATGGAACAAGAGCAAGAAAGAGGTATTACAATTACTTCTGCTGCAACTACTTGTAACTGGACTCACCCAAAAACAAACGAAGAATTACAAATAAACATCATTGACACTCCAGGTCACGTTGACTTCACTATTGAAGTTGAGAGATCTATGAGAGTTCTTGATGGTGCTGTAGCTGTATTCTGTTCAGTTGGTGGGGTTCAACCACAATCTGAAACTGTTTGGAGACAAGCAAACAAATATAGAGTTCCAAGAATGATTTTCGTTAACAAAATGGATAGAACTGGTGCAGATTTCTTTATGGTTGAAGAACAAGTAGGTTCTAGACTTAAAGCTAATCCTGTTCCAATTCAAATTCCTATTGGTGCTGAAGAAAACTTCGCTGGTGTTGTTGATTTAGTATCTATGAAAGCAATCGTTTGGGATCAAGATGCTGCAATGGGTTCAAATTACCATGTTGAAGATATTCCTGCTGAGTTACAAGACCAAGCTGAAGAATATAGAGAAAAAATGGTTGAGTCTGCTGCTGAGCAAGACGAAGAGTTAATGGAAAAATACCTTGAAGGTGAAGAATTAACTGAAGAAGAAATCGTTGCTGGTCTTAAAAAAGGTTGTTTAGCAATGGAAATTACTCCAATGACTTGTGGTACTGCATTTAAAAACAAAGGTGTTCAAACTTTACTTGACGCTGTTGCTATGTATATGCCTTCTCCATTAGAAGTTGAAGATATCAAAGGCGAAACACAAGACGGTGAAGCTGTTGTTGTTGAATCTACTGATGAAGGTGAAGTTGCTGGTCTTGCATTCAAGATTATGACTGACCCATTTGTTGGACAATTAACTTTCACAAGAATCTATAGAGGTATTTTACAATCAGGTACTTACGTACTTAACTCTACAAAGATGAAAAAAGAAAGAATCGGAAGACTTCTTAAGATGCATGCTATCAAAAGAGAAGAAGTTAACGAATTATACGCTGGTGAAATTGGTGCAGTTGTTGGTCTTAAGACTACAATCACTGGTGATACATTAGCATCTGAAAAAGATCCAGTAATCTTAGAAAGAATGGACTTCCCAGATCCAGTTATTTCTGTTGCAGTTGAGCCAAAAACTAAAGCTGACCAAGAAAAAATGGGTGTAGCATTAGGAAAATTAGCACAAGAAGATCCATCATTTAGAGTTGCAACTGATGAAGAATCTGGTCAAACTATTATTTCAGGAATGGGTGAATTACACCTTGAAATTCTTGTTGATAGAATGAAAAGAGAATTTAAAGTTGAAGCTGAAGTTGGTGCTCCTCAAGTTGCATACAGAGAGACTATTAAGAATCCTGTTAAACAAGAGTACAAATACGCTAAGCAATCTGGTGGTAAAGGTCAATATGGTCATGTATACTTAGACATTAACCCATTACCTTCTGATTCAGAAATTAACTATGAATTCCATAATGCTATTAAAGGTGGGGCTGTTCCTAAAGAATATATCCCTGCAGTTGATAAAGGTTGTCAAGAAGCAATGGCTGGTGGTATTTTAGCTGGTTATCCAATGGTAAACATCGAAGTTACACTTTATGATGGTTCTTTCCACGACGTTGATTCATCTGAAATGGCATTTAAACTTGCTGCTTCTATGGGATTCAAAAAAGGTTGTAGATCAGATGCTGCTCAACCAGTTATCTTAGAACCAATGATGAAAGTTGAAATTGAAACTCCTGAAGATTATATGGGAGATGTTATCGGTGACGTTAACAAAAGAAGAGGACAAGTAAATTCTATGGATGATAGAGCTGGTGTTAAATTAGTTGTAGCAATGATTCCATTATCTGAAATGTTCGGATACTCTACAGACTTAAGATCTATGTCTCAAGGTAGAGCTACTTATTCTATGATTTTCGATAACTATTCTGAAGTTCCAAAAAATGTTTCTGAAGAAATTATCAAAAAGAGAAATGGTTAAAATCGTTTAAAAGAGTGGATCGTTTGACTCTTTTAGATTTTCTCACAGAGAGTGTATAGCACAAGAACGAGCTTTTGAATATGTAATAGAAATCTTTGATTTCGTAATTATATCAAAAGGTCTGAGTAGAACAATTGTAATACTTAGTTTCATAAAAAGCCTCGACATATGTCGGGGCTTTTTTTATGCCTATTAAATTTTAAATCCTATTTTAAATTATCTTTAGATAAAATCTCTAATATATCTACTTTTAAGAGAAATCAATGTTGAATATCAGAAATCTTTTTATTTTATTTTTTATTGTTATAAACTTAAATGCATCAATGCAAAAAGATGTTATATATGTGGAAAATTTTGATGGCGATGAAATAAGTATAAAAGATGAGTTTTTTAATAAAGAAACTGACCTGTATACTATAAGTATAGGTACGCTTACTTTAGATAGACATGATCCAATTGATTTTTTTAAAACATATAAAATGAAAAATGCACTTGCTTATAAATATGGTGAAAATAAAGAGTTTGCAAGGGTGATTTCAGGGGTTTATAAAACAGGAACAGAAGCTACTGAACATATAAAGAATTTAGATCCAAGATTACAAAAAAATAAACCATATTCTGCAAAACTAAAAAGACATCAAGTTTTATATACTGAAGAGTTAAAAGTAAATAAATCTAAAATTGCAAAAAACTCTACTAAAACAAAAAAAAACACAAAGTTAAATGAAGTTAAAAATTCTATTTATACAACTGAGTCTCAAGATGCACAAGAACTAAAAAAAGAGTTTTTAACTAATGGCTCAAAGTACTACTCTATTGCTTTAGGAAGTATATCCTTATCAAAAAACTCAATACAAAACTTTTTTAATACTTATGATGTTGGAGATAAAGCTTTAGCTCATATTTATGGAAAAAATAAAGATAAAGCAAGAATAATATATGGACTATACAGAACTTCAAAAGAAGCAAGAGAAGCTTTAGAAAATTTTAATAGTAGATTAAAAAAGAATAAGCCTTTTTCAATGAGAATGAAAAAATTTCAAAGTTTCTATAATAAAAATTTTCCAAATGGTATAGAAAGCAATAATATAGTTGAGTTAAAAATTAATGATAAAAAGGAAAAAGAAAAAGCAATAAAACCAAAACTTAGTGATGAAATAAAAATAGTAAAAAAGAATGAAGTACCAAAAAAAGTTTTAGAAAAAAAGATAAAACCAAAAGTCACTAAGCCTAAGATTGTTAAACCAAAAATTGCTTCTAAACCTAAAATAAAACAAAAACCGAAGAAGAAAGTAGTAAAAAAAATAAAGCCTAAAAAGCTTATGAAGGAAGATCTCAATAAAAGTAGATTTGTTAAATATTCTGAACTAGAAGATGTATATTTTATTGAGAGTAATGGAAGTTTCAATATTTTAAATGAAGTTTTTCTAAATGATGGAAGCTCTTTTTATACAGTAGATTTAGGTGAATTAAAATTAAATCAAATATCTATTGAACAGTTTTTTCTAAAAAACAATATGGAAGATGATGCTTTAGCTTATAAGTATGGTGATAATGATGAATATGCACGGGCAATTTATGGAGCTTATGAAACAAAAGAAGCTGCAAGTAAAGCAATTAAGAGTTTAAACGTATCCCAAAAAGATTTAAGAGTTAGTAATATAAAAAATCATCAAAAACTTTATAAAGAGTATCATAAAGATGTATATAATAAAAATACAAAAAAACAAGCATATGAAGAAAAAAAGATTGTAAATAGCAGTTTTTCATATGATGGTTCAAACGATAATATTGTTTATGTAGAAACAAATGGTCAGAAAAATTTATTAAAAAATGAATTTTTTAATAAAGAATCATCTTTATATACTATTACATTAATAACATTTTTAAAAGAAAATATGAGTATAGAAAAGTTTTTAAATGCAAATGGAATAAAAAATGATGCCCTTGGATATTCTATAGGTTCAGTAAATAATTATTACAGAGTAATTTATGGCTTGTATGAAACTTCAACAGAAGCAAAAGAAGCAATACAAAATTTAAATTATGAATTAAGAAAAAATATTCCATATGTTTCGCGAATTATTACAAATCAAAAGAAATTTGAAAGCTATAATAATAGAATCTTAGAAGATGAAATAAATAACATAAAGAAATTAGAATTTTAAAGAATAGGAAATAATACTTGAAAGTAACAAGAAGTTCAGAGAAACTAAAAGTCTCAAATATTGCAGGTGTTGTATTAAAACCTGATTCGCCAGAAATTAAAAAAGAATTTTTAGAAATAAAAAAATGCCTTAAAAATCATGGAATAGAAGTATTTTTAGAAAAATGTAGTGCTACTATGATAGGTGAAGAAGGTTTATCATTAGATGAACTTTGTGAAAAGGTAGATTTTTTAGTATCTGTAGGTGGTGATGGGACTCTTTTATCTGTAGTTAGAAAATCATTTAATTATAACATTCCTGTTCTTGGTATTCATATGGGAACATTAGGTTTTTTAACAGATATTATTTATGAAGAGTTTCCAAATTTTTTAAGAGATTTTAAATCTGATAATTATCGGATTGATAATAGAATGCTAGTTGAGTGTTGCGTAAATGACAAATGTTTTGTAGCTTTCAATGATATTGTAATTTCAAGAAAAACTGTATCTTCGATGATTACAATAAAAGCTAAGATTGATGGAAATTCTTTTAATTCTTATTATGGGGATGGAGTTATTATCTCTACACCTACTGGTTCAACTGCATACAATCTTTCAGTTGGAGGCCCTGTTGTTTACCCTTTAACTGAAGCATTTATTATAACTCCTGTTGCTCCTCATAGTTTAACTCAAAGACCTTTAGTAATGCCAGCAGATATAGTTATTGAGTTTAAAATCACAGATGAACAAGGTGCCGTATTGTTAATAGATGGACAAGATACTTATGAAGTAGAAAATAATGCAGTTATTAAAGTTACGATTGCACAAAATAAAGCAAAATTAATTCATAGAACAAAGAGAAACTTTTTTGAAGTTCTAAATGAGAAATTAGGGTGGGGTAACTAAATTTAATGATTAATAGAATTTATCTTAAAGATTTCCTCTCATTTAATGAAGTGGATATGGAACTAAACTCAGGTTTAGTTTTATTTACAGGTCCAAGTGGTGCTGGAAAATCAGTTTTAATGCAATCTATTTTATCTTTATTTGCAATTGGTGAAAGTAAAGCAAGTTTAGGCGAAGTAAGTTTAAATGGTTTAAATATTGAAAATGAAGCTTATGATATATCATTTGATGATGATATTGTTATAAAAGAGATAAAAAAAGATAAAGTAAGGTATTTTTTAAATTCTCAAACAATATCAAAAAAGAATTTAAACCAATTTTCAAAAAGTTTAATAAAACATCTTCATCTAAAAGATACAAGTGATTTTGATAGCGATAAGTTACTTGATTTTTTAGATTCTCTTTGTATCAAAGAATCTTCAGAATTTAAAATAGTAAAAGAGAATTATGATACTACTTTTAAAAAACTACAAGAGATAAAAAAAGAGCTTTCAAAGATAAAAGAAGATGAATCGAAGCTAGAAGATTTAAAAGAATTTGCTAAATTTGAGATTGAAAAAATAAAATCTGTAAATCCTCAAGTAGGGGAATATGAAGAATTAAACGATATAAAAAAGAAACTATCAAAAAAAGAAAAAATTCAAGAGGCTATGGAAAAAGCGAATCCTCTTTTTTCTTATACTACAGCTGCAAATTCAGCTTTAGAATTGTTAGATGAGGATTCTGCTTTTTTTGATGATGCAATAAATGAACTAAATAATATTTTTGAAAAATTCAATGACTCTCTTTTAGAAATGGAAGAACTTGATATAGAAAATGTACTTGATAGAATTGAAAAACTATCTGCTTTGCAAAAAAGGTTTGGTTCTATTGATGAATCTTTAGAGTATAAAAAACAAAAAGAAGAAGAGCTTGAATCTTATGAAAATATATCTTTTGAAAAAGTAATATTAGAAAAGAATTTGACTAAAACTTCAAAAGAGATTGAGTCTTTAGCAAAAGAATTATCTTTATATAGAAAAGAAGCCTCAAAAACTTTAGAAGAGAAAATAAACTACTATTTAAAATATTTATATCTTTCAAATGCAAAAATAAACTTTGTAGAGAAAGAGTTAGATAGAAATGGTATAGATGAAATAGTTTTTGAATTAAATGGTGTTAATTTAGAGACGATTAGTAGTGGTGAGTTTAATCGTTTAAGACTTGCATTATTAACTTCAATCAGTGAGTTTGATATTATTGAAAATGGAATTCTTTTTTTAGATGAGATTGATGCAAATTTAAGTGGGAAAGAAAGCTCTGCTATAGCAACAGTTTTAAATAAGTTATCAAAATCATATCAAATATTTGCAATTTCTCATCAGCCTCAATTAACTTCAACAGCACAGCAACATTTCTTAGTTGATAAAAAAGATGGAGTATCAAGTGTTAAAAAACTTGATGAAACTTCTAGAATAGATGAAATAGCAAGAATGATTAGTGGTGAAAATATAACTGATGATGCATATACTTTTGCAAAAAATTTATTAAATGAAAGAAAGAGCTAGTTTTCTATATTGAACTCTTCTTTCATATTATCTATTAAATTTTTTATTTTTGCTTTTTGAGCTTTTGTTCTAGCTTCATCTTTTAGAGGTTTTATATTTTTATGGAATTTTTTTAAGAAGTTTAAAATATATTTATTTTTTTTATAGGGATTATTTATGTATGCTCCTAATTCAATTAATTCTAAAACCAAAGTTGTATAACCTAAAAATGCTGCATAATTTATTGCTAAAACTCCAAACTTATCTGGTTCATTCAATAAGGTTTTGTTGTATGAGTATATAAGTTTAAATACTTTAATATCATTTTTCCAAATTGAATTATGAACGATATTTCTTCCTTTATTATCAATAGCATGCATATCAGCACCTGAATGTAAAAGAAGTTTTATTGTGGGCATATTACAATCTAAAATAGCTTTATGAAGTGTTATCCCTCCATAAGAATCCTTTGCATTTACATTTGCTCCCATCATGATAATTGTTTGTAAGTTATTATGATATTCTTTTTGTTGGCTATCTTTTTTGAAAGTTTTATTCTCTTCCATATATTTATAGATGATATTATTACTATCTATATCTGTTTGATTTATATCGGCGCCATGTTTAACTAGAACTTTTAATAAATCTATATTTCCATATCTTAGTGTTTCAAAAATATAAGGCTCTTCTTTTGAGTTTAATAGAGATAAGTTTACGTCAGTATTATATAAAACAGTTTCTAATACAGTTGCATAATCTGTATTAAAATCAAGGTTTCTTTTTAGAGAGTTTTTTGCCTTTTTACCATTTTTTACAATTAATATTGCATCAATTAACTTTTCAATAACTGTTTGTCCATTTTTATCTTTTATATTTGCACTTGCACCATAATCTAATAGTAAATAGATAACTTCTGAATATTTTGTACCTTTTGTTATGACAGTACTTAAAGCAGTCTCTTTATCTCTATTTTGAATATCAATATGTACTTCATATTCAAATAAGATATTTAATATATCAAGGTTATTAGCTTTCGCAGGTAAAGATAATATAGTGTCATTTTTGTTATTGCAAATAAAAGTGTTAGTATTTCTCTCTAAAATAACAGGAATAAAATTTATAAGATTTGCAATTTCATTTTTATGTCTTATTAAATCTTCAGGCTCTTCTTCAAAAAATATTTCTTCTTTTTTTAAAATATAGTTAATCAAATGAAGGAGTATATTATTTCCTTTTTTATCGATACAATCAATATCTAATTCTCTATTTATTAAAGAATTAAAAATATCTTCACATTCAGAACCATTTTGAACTACATAAAAAAGAATATTTCTTTCCATTGAATCTTTTATATTTAGATTATCAAACTTACTTAGAATTTTATTTAACATAGTTTTGTTTATATAAGAGTATTGATAAAACAGTAATTCATTGTTAATATCAAAATTTGGATCAGAAAATATATCATCTATAACTTTATAGTTTTCAGCTTTTATTGCTAGATGTAAGATTGTTTGATTTTCTTTGTTTCTTTTATTGATATTGTGAATACGAGGTTTGAGTTTTTTATATGCACCGAAATGATTATTTAATATTGCAAAATCTATAGCTGTGTATCTATTATGGTCTTCATAGTCAACATTAATATCATCTCTTTTTAATAAAGCCGTAATCGTATCTGTATATCCATACTTTGATGCTAGTATTATTGCTGTATCTCCAAAGATATCTACGGCATTGTAGTTTATATTATTGTTTAAAAGCCATTTTACGGATTCAATGTGATTTTGGGTAATAATCAAATGCAAAAAAGTTTGCAAATTTTGATTTTTGTGATTGATATTTATATGTTCTAGCATTGATTTAATTTTACTCTCTTTGATAGAGGGTTTAGCAAGTTCTTCTAAAACGTCATCTGCAGTTATTTTTTTGAATAAGTTCCTAATCATTAATGGTCCTTCTATAAAGTGAAATTTTATCATAAAAACTTAAAATAAGAAAATAATTATATCTTACTTGTGTTTTCTGTTGACTTTTTAAACAGAGAAGAGATATAATTTATAAAAATAACAAAATGTGGAGTTTTCTATGTTCTCAAATTTATCTATAAAAGCAAAATTATTAATTATCTCTTTAGTTGCAATTGTATTGGTTGCTATACTAATAGCTGCAGAGTCAATTTACTCAGTAAAAAACCTCTCTAAGTCCAATATTTCAAACTTTAAAAAAGAAGCCTATGCTAATAAAGAGTCGGAGTTAAAAAATTATGTTTCTTTAGCTATGAAAACAGTAGAGTCTTATCACAAAAGAACAGCAATTGAACAAGTAAAAATTGAAGTTCAAGAGGATTTGAAATCACAAGCAAAATTTATTTTCTCAATTGTAGATTCGGAATATAAAAAATATAAAGACCTTCTTCCTGAAGATGAATTAAAAGAAAGAATCAGAGGTATTGTAGAAGGTACAAGATATGGAAATAATGGTTATTTCTGGAT
This genomic interval from Arcobacter sp. LA11 contains the following:
- a CDS encoding NIPSNAP family protein, coding for MITCYLNYKIEPKKIKEFEHYAKLWIPLVDKFGGTHHGYFLPSEGTNNVALALFTFSSLSKYEEYRNASFKDEECIKAFEYAEETDCIISYERSFFRPVFQ
- the rpsL gene encoding 30S ribosomal protein S12, with product MPTINQLVRKERKRVIKKSKSPALDKCPQRRGVCTRVYTTTPKKPNSALRKVAKVRLTTGFEVISYIGGEGHNLQEHSIVLVRGGRVKDLPGVKYHIVRGALDTAGVANRTVARSKYGTKKPKK
- the rpsG gene encoding 30S ribosomal protein S7, which translates into the protein MRRRKAPVREVMADPIYNSKVITKFINTVMLDGRKSAAQKIMYGAIANLDARGEEAGIEVFEKAIENVKPLLEVKSRRVGGATYQVPVEVRPVRRQTLALRWIVDAARKRNERTMVERLANELFEASTDRGASFKKKEDMHRMAEANKAFAHYRW
- the fusA gene encoding elongation factor G, with the translated sequence MARKTPLNRLRNIGIAAHIDAGKTTTTERILFYTGVEHKIGEVHDGAATMDWMEQEQERGITITSAATTCNWTHPKTNEELQINIIDTPGHVDFTIEVERSMRVLDGAVAVFCSVGGVQPQSETVWRQANKYRVPRMIFVNKMDRTGADFFMVEEQVGSRLKANPVPIQIPIGAEENFAGVVDLVSMKAIVWDQDAAMGSNYHVEDIPAELQDQAEEYREKMVESAAEQDEELMEKYLEGEELTEEEIVAGLKKGCLAMEITPMTCGTAFKNKGVQTLLDAVAMYMPSPLEVEDIKGETQDGEAVVVESTDEGEVAGLAFKIMTDPFVGQLTFTRIYRGILQSGTYVLNSTKMKKERIGRLLKMHAIKREEVNELYAGEIGAVVGLKTTITGDTLASEKDPVILERMDFPDPVISVAVEPKTKADQEKMGVALGKLAQEDPSFRVATDEESGQTIISGMGELHLEILVDRMKREFKVEAEVGAPQVAYRETIKNPVKQEYKYAKQSGGKGQYGHVYLDINPLPSDSEINYEFHNAIKGGAVPKEYIPAVDKGCQEAMAGGILAGYPMVNIEVTLYDGSFHDVDSSEMAFKLAASMGFKKGCRSDAAQPVILEPMMKVEIETPEDYMGDVIGDVNKRRGQVNSMDDRAGVKLVVAMIPLSEMFGYSTDLRSMSQGRATYSMIFDNYSEVPKNVSEEIIKKRNG
- a CDS encoding NAD(+)/NADH kinase; its protein translation is MKVTRSSEKLKVSNIAGVVLKPDSPEIKKEFLEIKKCLKNHGIEVFLEKCSATMIGEEGLSLDELCEKVDFLVSVGGDGTLLSVVRKSFNYNIPVLGIHMGTLGFLTDIIYEEFPNFLRDFKSDNYRIDNRMLVECCVNDKCFVAFNDIVISRKTVSSMITIKAKIDGNSFNSYYGDGVIISTPTGSTAYNLSVGGPVVYPLTEAFIITPVAPHSLTQRPLVMPADIVIEFKITDEQGAVLLIDGQDTYEVENNAVIKVTIAQNKAKLIHRTKRNFFEVLNEKLGWGN
- a CDS encoding AAA family ATPase, which codes for MINRIYLKDFLSFNEVDMELNSGLVLFTGPSGAGKSVLMQSILSLFAIGESKASLGEVSLNGLNIENEAYDISFDDDIVIKEIKKDKVRYFLNSQTISKKNLNQFSKSLIKHLHLKDTSDFDSDKLLDFLDSLCIKESSEFKIVKENYDTTFKKLQEIKKELSKIKEDESKLEDLKEFAKFEIEKIKSVNPQVGEYEELNDIKKKLSKKEKIQEAMEKANPLFSYTTAANSALELLDEDSAFFDDAINELNNIFEKFNDSLLEMEELDIENVLDRIEKLSALQKRFGSIDESLEYKKQKEEELESYENISFEKVILEKNLTKTSKEIESLAKELSLYRKEASKTLEEKINYYLKYLYLSNAKINFVEKELDRNGIDEIVFELNGVNLETISSGEFNRLRLALLTSISEFDIIENGILFLDEIDANLSGKESSAIATVLNKLSKSYQIFAISHQPQLTSTAQQHFLVDKKDGVSSVKKLDETSRIDEIARMISGENITDDAYTFAKNLLNERKS
- a CDS encoding ankyrin repeat domain-containing protein translates to MIRNLFKKITADDVLEELAKPSIKESKIKSMLEHININHKNQNLQTFLHLIITQNHIESVKWLLNNNINYNAVDIFGDTAIILASKYGYTDTITALLKRDDINVDYEDHNRYTAIDFAILNNHFGAYKKLKPRIHNINKRNKENQTILHLAIKAENYKVIDDIFSDPNFDINNELLFYQYSYINKTMLNKILSKFDNLNIKDSMERNILFYVVQNGSECEDIFNSLINRELDIDCIDKKGNNILLHLINYILKKEEIFFEEEPEDLIRHKNEIANLINFIPVILERNTNTFICNNKNDTILSLPAKANNLDILNILFEYEVHIDIQNRDKETALSTVITKGTKYSEVIYLLLDYGASANIKDKNGQTVIEKLIDAILIVKNGKKAKNSLKRNLDFNTDYATVLETVLYNTDVNLSLLNSKEEPYIFETLRYGNIDLLKVLVKHGADINQTDIDSNNIIYKYMEENKTFKKDSQQKEYHNNLQTIIMMGANVNAKDSYGGITLHKAILDCNMPTIKLLLHSGADMHAIDNKGRNIVHNSIWKNDIKVFKLIYSYNKTLLNEPDKFGVLAINYAAFLGYTTLVLELIELGAYINNPYKKNKYILNFLKKFHKNIKPLKDEARTKAQKAKIKNLIDNMKEEFNIEN